The proteins below come from a single Molothrus ater isolate BHLD 08-10-18 breed brown headed cowbird chromosome 3, BPBGC_Mater_1.1, whole genome shotgun sequence genomic window:
- the SIX2 gene encoding homeobox protein SIX2, with product MSMLPTFGFTQEQVACVCEVLQQGGNIERLGRFLWSLPACEHLHKNESVLKAKAVVAFHRGNFRELYKILESHQFSAHNHPKLQQLWLKAHYIEAEKLRGRPLGAVGKYRVRRKFPLPRSIWDGEETSYCFKEKSRSVLREWYAHNPYPSPREKRELAEATGLTTTQVSNWFKNRRQRDRAAEAKERENNENSNSNSHNPLSASMNGNKTVLGSSEDEKTPSGTPDHTSSSPALLLSSNPGLQPLHGLGHPQGPSAIPVPSADPMHHHSLQDSILNPMSSNLVDLGS from the exons ATGTCGATGCTCCCGACTTTTGGCTTCACCCAAGAGCAAGTGGCCTGCGTCTGCGAGGTGCTCCAGCAAGGCGGCAACATCGAGCGGCTGGGGCGGTTCCTCTGGTCCCTCCCTGCCTGCGAGCACCTCCACAAGAACGAGAGCGTCCTGAAGGCCAAGGCGGTGGTGGCCTTCCACCGGGGCAACTTCCGCGAGCTCTACAAGATCCTGGAGAGCCACCAGTTCTCGGCGCACAACCACcccaagctgcagcagctctggctcaaGGCGCACTACATCGAGGCGGAGAAGCTGCGGGGGCGACCCCTAGGGGCAGTGGGCAAGTACCGGGTGCGCCGCAAGTTCCCGCTGCCCCGCTCCATCTGGGACGGCGAGGAGACCAGCTACTGCTTCAAGGAGAAGAGCCGCAGCGTCCTCCGAGAGTGGTACGCGCACAACCCCTACCCGTCCCCCCGCGAGAAGCGGGAGCTGGCCGAGGCCACCGGCCTCACCACCACCCAGGTCAGCAACTGGTTCAAGAACCGCCGGCAGCGGGACCGCGCCGCCGAGGCCAAGGAAAG GGAAAACAACGAGAATTCCAACTCCAACAGCCACAACCCGCTCTCGGCGTCAATGAACGGGAATAAGACAGTTTTGGGGAGCTCAGAGGACGAGAAGACGCCGTCAGGGACCCCGGATCACACCTCCTCCAGCCCCGcgctgctgctcagctccaaccccgggctgcagcccctgcacgGCCTGggccacccccagggccccagCGCCATCCCCGTGCCCAGCGCCGACCCCATGCACCACCACAGCTTGCAGGACTCCATTCTCAACCCCATGTCATCTAACTTGGTCGATCTGGGCTCTTAA